The Parachlamydia acanthamoebae genome has a window encoding:
- a CDS encoding ABC transporter permease has translation MFGRIHALIIKEILMVWRDKKSRAVLIVPPLFQLFIFAFAATLDVKNVSIGILNRDSGKPAFELVQRFKGAPTFKKIHYLGSVEEITRVIDLQEVMMVLHIDDQFSRNLYAGKEAPVQLIFDGRKSNTTQIVQGYALNIIDQFSREFSHDQGFHVQPTVLVTRNWYNPNLLYYWFNIPNLCGVLTMVVTVILTALSVAREREMGTFDQLLVSPAQPFEILIGKMLPAIIISVCEGSVIIALAVFFFQIPFTGSLLLLYFSLLVFVSSVVGVGLFVSSLCQTQQQAVLGSFVFMSPAILLSGYATPIENMPGWLQTIDLANPLSYFLVVVKGIFLKDMPAYLVFQNTWPMAIIAVFTLSGADWFFRKRLE, from the coding sequence ATGTTTGGGCGTATTCATGCATTGATTATTAAAGAGATTTTGATGGTTTGGCGAGATAAAAAAAGTCGGGCTGTTTTAATCGTGCCCCCTCTTTTTCAATTGTTTATTTTTGCTTTTGCGGCGACCCTTGATGTAAAAAATGTATCGATAGGTATTTTAAATCGAGATTCTGGAAAACCTGCGTTTGAATTGGTGCAACGCTTCAAAGGAGCACCTACATTTAAAAAGATTCATTACTTAGGCAGTGTTGAGGAAATTACGCGTGTGATTGATTTGCAGGAAGTAATGATGGTCCTTCATATCGATGATCAATTTTCGCGCAATTTGTATGCAGGGAAAGAAGCGCCTGTTCAGCTCATTTTCGATGGACGTAAATCGAATACTACACAGATCGTACAAGGGTATGCTTTGAACATCATCGACCAATTTAGCCGCGAGTTTTCCCATGATCAAGGTTTTCATGTGCAGCCGACAGTGCTTGTTACCCGCAATTGGTATAATCCTAATCTTCTTTATTATTGGTTTAATATTCCCAATCTTTGCGGTGTGCTGACGATGGTTGTAACGGTCATTTTGACAGCTCTATCTGTCGCTCGTGAAAGAGAAATGGGTACTTTCGATCAATTGCTTGTTTCTCCAGCGCAACCATTTGAAATTCTCATAGGGAAAATGTTACCAGCGATTATTATTAGTGTATGCGAAGGATCAGTCATTATTGCTCTTGCCGTTTTTTTCTTTCAGATCCCTTTTACCGGGTCTTTGCTCTTATTATACTTTAGCTTACTAGTCTTTGTTAGCTCAGTAGTGGGTGTGGGACTGTTTGTATCTTCGCTTTGTCAAACACAGCAACAAGCCGTTCTAGGTAGTTTTGTATTTATGTCTCCCGCCATTTTATTATCCGGTTACGCAACTCCCATTGAGAATATGCCTGGCTGGTTGCAAACCATTGACCTCGCCAATCCGTTGAGCTACTTTTTAGTCGTCGTAAAAGGCATCTTTTTAAAGGACATGCCTGCCTATCTCGTCTTTCAAAATACGTGGCCAATGGCAATTATTGCAGTTTTTACCTTATCTGGAGCCGATTGGTTCTTTAGAAAACGATTAGAATAA
- a CDS encoding ABC transporter permease has product MNEAAQIKKEGSIRRIKALVIKEFFQIIRDPSSILISLLLPMILLFLYGFGVSLDLNHLRLGLVLEETTVDAISFAESLKNSPYFEVRMAKDRRSLEDLIIAGKIRGIVVVPSYFSAFKKRTDQPAPIQVIADGSEPNTAAFVQNYVLGAWNIWLQQEKINQNLKGLPLVNPQPRFWYNEELISRNFLVPGSLAIIMTLIGTLLTALVVAREWERGTMEAMMATPVGIYELLFGKLIPYFFLGMTSMMICVAVAVFFYNVPFRGSFLLLALVSGAFLFCATILGLLISTLSRNQFIASQISMFVGFLPAFILSGFIFEISSMPFVIQLVTYIIPARYFVSCLQTLFLVGNIWRLIIPDLLCMLAFGFILLMITAFKTKKRLD; this is encoded by the coding sequence ATGAATGAGGCTGCGCAAATAAAAAAAGAAGGGAGTATCAGGCGCATTAAAGCTCTTGTGATTAAGGAATTTTTTCAGATCATCCGAGATCCAAGCAGTATTTTGATTAGCTTATTGCTTCCTATGATCTTGTTGTTTCTTTATGGATTCGGTGTTTCTCTTGATTTGAATCATTTGCGACTTGGTTTAGTGTTAGAAGAAACAACCGTTGATGCCATTAGTTTTGCTGAATCGCTTAAAAACTCTCCTTATTTTGAAGTGAGGATGGCAAAAGATCGTCGAAGTTTGGAGGATTTAATCATTGCAGGTAAAATCAGAGGCATTGTCGTTGTTCCTTCCTATTTTTCTGCTTTTAAAAAACGGACGGATCAGCCCGCACCCATTCAAGTCATTGCGGATGGAAGTGAGCCCAATACAGCTGCATTTGTGCAAAATTATGTTTTAGGTGCTTGGAACATCTGGTTACAACAGGAAAAAATTAATCAGAATCTTAAAGGTTTACCTCTAGTTAACCCTCAGCCAAGGTTTTGGTATAACGAAGAGTTGATTAGTCGAAATTTTTTAGTTCCCGGATCTTTGGCCATTATCATGACGTTGATTGGGACTTTGCTTACCGCTTTAGTTGTCGCAAGAGAATGGGAAAGGGGGACAATGGAGGCTATGATGGCGACACCAGTGGGCATTTACGAATTACTGTTTGGTAAATTAATTCCTTATTTTTTTTTAGGAATGACATCTATGATGATTTGCGTTGCAGTGGCGGTTTTTTTCTACAATGTGCCATTTAGGGGATCGTTTTTGTTGTTAGCTCTCGTTTCGGGTGCTTTTTTATTTTGCGCAACCATCTTGGGATTATTAATTTCTACACTCAGTCGCAATCAATTCATCGCATCCCAAATCTCCATGTTTGTGGGGTTTTTGCCCGCATTTATCCTTTCTGGTTTTATCTTCGAAATTTCGAGCATGCCTTTTGTTATTCAACTTGTAACTTATATTATTCCAGCACGCTATTTCGTCTCTTGCCTTCAAACTTTGTTCTTAGTAGGAAATATTTGGAGGCTAATTATCCCTGATTTGCTTTGTATGTTAGCTTTTGGATTTATTTTATTAATGATAACGGCCTTTAAAACAAAAAAAAGATTGGATTAG